The DNA window atttttacgAGTAAAATGGATTCTAATTGTGAATAATGCAATTTAATAGTTGGAGTGTGGATTGTGCCTGCAGGGTTATGGGAGTTGTGGCTTGCCTTGAAAATTAAgggaatgatgacgtggagaGGACTTGGGGCTTGGATCCAGACCGGGGTTAATGACGCTCTAATACTCCCCCTCCATCCCCAAAAGAAtgcattctttcttttttagttcgttccacaagaatatgcactttctatttgagaacttttttctttttattgagATGAGACTctcattcttcactaacaataccttaattcatttttctttctatctctcttttactttaccaatgtACATTGAAACCCATATCCAaacaaaaatgcatattcccgtgggatgaatggagtatataaaagtaggatctatattccactaactttttcatccCACTTcttgttacattttttaaaacccgcgTCAGGTCTTGTGCGAAGTATTGGAGATCTATACCTCTTTGTCGCATGTTCAATGAAAGAAGTAGGAACAAATGGAAAGTatatactacctctgtccctaaAAACTATGAACATCTGATTcggcataaattttaatgtataattggtaaagtaagatagagataTAAATGGTAGAATAAGTAATTTAGTGCAGTGGACTCTACATCATTAATAATGCAGTAtatgatataagttgtaaagaaaatgatatttaatggtaatatattatttaattattctaaaatagaaaatttcatatttttcaggatggattatataaataattcatacTTCTTGGATGAAGTActattatgtttataataCAATTCATGTTGTGTTTATCTACTAATATGGTGATTGTTTATATAATTAGTTGAGATATATGACCTTTTAGTTAGCGTTGTATGTTCATCTCATAGTTATCCagaaaacttaaattaaatttaaaataataaagcaaTGAGCCAATATGACTTAATCGTATTTGGTATTGATGTAACTCTCAAGTTGACACCAATTTTCAAAGTCTACTTATATCAAATAGATACGCGCAAggaattattgaaaaatagtcatttataaaaataaccGACATTAAGATACAAATGATCAAGGCACTCGAATAGGATAAAAATAAGACCagcaatatttatttagtgcaacaaacacacacacacacacatatggTGCGCAATGTCGACCGATCTCTCTCAGTTCTTCTCACTCTCCGTGTCGCTAAGGTTGTCGGAGCGTTTTCCATGGTGGTGGCCGCCGCCGTGGCCCCCTCTCCTGCTCTTCTTCCCCTTCTTGTCGCCGTCGTTGTGGTCAACGTAGTCAGTGATGTCCAAATGAACGCCGGGATCGTTGGTCTTGTAGCTGCCCCCGAGCATGATGGAGTTGTTGATGGCTTGGAAGTTGCTGTTGACGACGTAGGAGGCGGATTCCTCCTGCTCCGGCAGGGAGAGGCCCTGAGGGGCGGCGGTTTTGTCGTCTAGGTCGCCGCGCATGGTGGCGCCTAGGTTGGTCCCGGCCAGCGTGATCATCCTCATGCCTTGCTCGTCGT is part of the Salvia hispanica cultivar TCC Black 2014 unplaced genomic scaffold, UniMelb_Shisp_WGS_1.0 HiC_scaffold_1005, whole genome shotgun sequence genome and encodes:
- the LOC125197807 gene encoding uncharacterized protein LOC125197807, whose protein sequence is MAPDLNNAASPTDREKQKNLDQEVREMISTLTSRLGSIQRSQKSGSSSSHAQADDDEQGMRMITLAGTNLGATMRGDLDDKTAAPQGLSLPEQEESASYVVNSNFQAINNSIMLGGSYKTNDPGVHLDITDYVDHNDGDKKGKKSRRGGHGGGHHHGKRSDNLSDTESEKN